The Mucilaginibacter mallensis genome has a segment encoding these proteins:
- a CDS encoding glycosyl hydrolase family 95 catalytic domain-containing protein produces the protein MKKIIAVIVSVLLCGAVFGQSAEHDLNFDVLAKQWDEAIPLGNGMLGALVWQKNDHLRFSLDRADLWDMRPMKGLHRKEFSYQWVMDQIKKKDYAPVQQYFDEPYDSEPAPSKIPGGALEFDTKNWGNVQSVHLYLKNALCEVKWANGTILKTLVHATAPVGWFRFENIRTDLIPQLIAPRYQGKVNVSGDPVGGDDLSRLGYSQGIIKQQGNNITYTQQGWGGFTYQINVQWKKVDATTIEGVWSISSQYPGKAINTGASVIAKQALERGYAADYVSHVAWWKNFWSKSAIHVPDPLLEKQWYMEQYKFGSASRKGAPPISLQAVWTADNGRLPPWKGDYHNDLNTQLSYWPAYTGNHLDEAMNFLDFQEKNKANYERYTKLYFGKNGLAVPGVTTLDGTEMGGWIQYSLSPTVSSWLGQHYYLQWKYSMDKTFLRDKAYPWVKGAATFIENITVLDSAGHRKLRYSSSPEINDNDITAWFPQNTNYDLSLMKFTFKAAAEMADELGLKSEALHWRKIAAEYSDFALSPANELMFSPTMSYNQSHRHFSHMMSIYPLGLIKWEDGPKAQSIIKNSIHLLDSIGPAYWCGYSYSWLANMKARAKDGEGAAKELTIFAKAFCSINSFHLNGDQTKSGYSKFQYRPFTLEGNFAFAAGLQEMLLQSYAGFIEILPAVPAEWSDISFENLRAQGAFLVSVKQTGGQVNEVKIVSEKGGNTKFKLPFKTWVATLKKDVKIKDTADGFISLSCKPGAILILKNANK, from the coding sequence ATGAAAAAAATAATTGCAGTTATCGTGTCTGTTTTACTATGTGGCGCCGTGTTCGGGCAGTCAGCTGAGCATGACCTGAATTTTGATGTGTTGGCAAAACAGTGGGATGAAGCTATACCATTAGGTAATGGTATGCTGGGAGCCTTGGTATGGCAAAAAAACGATCATTTACGCTTCTCTCTTGATAGGGCCGACCTTTGGGATATGCGCCCGATGAAAGGCCTACACCGTAAGGAATTCAGTTACCAATGGGTGATGGATCAGATTAAGAAAAAGGATTATGCACCAGTACAGCAATACTTTGACGAGCCTTATGACAGTGAGCCTGCGCCCTCCAAAATTCCGGGCGGTGCATTGGAGTTCGACACAAAAAACTGGGGTAATGTACAATCAGTTCATTTGTATTTAAAAAATGCTTTATGTGAGGTGAAGTGGGCAAATGGAACGATATTAAAAACACTTGTTCATGCCACTGCGCCGGTTGGCTGGTTTAGGTTTGAAAATATCAGGACAGACCTGATCCCGCAACTAATAGCTCCAAGATACCAGGGTAAAGTAAATGTATCGGGTGATCCTGTTGGCGGAGATGATTTGTCGAGACTGGGTTATTCACAGGGAATCATCAAACAGCAGGGGAATAATATTACTTACACGCAGCAAGGGTGGGGAGGGTTTACCTATCAAATTAATGTACAATGGAAGAAAGTTGATGCAACCACTATTGAGGGTGTATGGAGTATCTCTTCGCAATACCCGGGTAAGGCGATCAATACCGGTGCATCTGTGATAGCAAAACAGGCACTGGAACGCGGCTATGCAGCTGATTATGTTTCGCACGTAGCCTGGTGGAAAAACTTCTGGAGCAAATCGGCTATTCATGTACCCGATCCATTATTGGAAAAGCAATGGTACATGGAGCAATATAAATTTGGTTCCGCATCACGGAAAGGGGCGCCACCTATCTCGCTGCAGGCTGTTTGGACAGCGGATAATGGCCGTTTACCACCATGGAAAGGAGATTATCACAATGATCTGAATACGCAACTGAGCTACTGGCCGGCTTACACAGGCAACCACCTTGACGAAGCGATGAACTTCCTTGATTTCCAGGAAAAGAACAAAGCCAACTATGAGCGGTATACTAAATTGTATTTCGGTAAAAATGGTTTGGCCGTGCCCGGTGTAACTACATTGGATGGCACCGAAATGGGCGGCTGGATACAGTACTCACTTTCTCCCACCGTATCATCATGGTTGGGGCAGCATTATTATTTGCAATGGAAATACAGCATGGATAAAACTTTTTTACGTGACAAGGCCTATCCATGGGTAAAAGGTGCCGCAACATTTATTGAAAATATAACCGTTTTGGATAGCGCCGGTCACCGCAAATTACGATACAGTTCCAGCCCGGAGATCAATGACAACGATATTACCGCGTGGTTCCCGCAAAATACCAATTATGATCTGTCGTTGATGAAATTTACATTTAAGGCAGCAGCGGAGATGGCGGATGAACTGGGGCTTAAAAGTGAAGCTTTACATTGGAGAAAAATCGCTGCGGAGTATAGCGATTTTGCATTAAGCCCTGCTAACGAGCTGATGTTTTCGCCGACGATGTCTTATAATCAGTCGCACCGCCATTTCTCCCACATGATGAGTATTTATCCACTTGGTCTTATAAAATGGGAGGACGGGCCCAAAGCGCAGTCTATCATCAAAAACTCTATTCATTTATTGGATAGTATTGGTCCGGCGTATTGGTGTGGTTACTCCTATTCATGGCTGGCAAATATGAAGGCGAGGGCAAAAGATGGTGAGGGTGCAGCAAAAGAACTCACCATTTTCGCAAAAGCGTTCTGCTCAATTAATAGCTTCCATTTAAACGGTGATCAAACGAAATCCGGTTACTCAAAATTTCAGTATCGCCCGTTTACGCTGGAAGGGAATTTTGCTTTCGCGGCAGGTTTGCAGGAAATGTTGTTACAAAGCTATGCAGGCTTTATAGAAATACTACCCGCTGTGCCCGCTGAATGGTCCGATATTTCATTTGAAAATTTACGGGCACAGGGCGCTTTCCTGGTAAGTGTAAAGCAAACAGGTGGCCAGGTTAATGAAGTTAAAATTGTTTCAGAAAAAGGGGGAAATACCAAATTTAAACTGCCTTTTAAAACCTGGGTTGCAACACTTAAAAAAGACGTTAAAATAAAAGATACAGCCGATGGTTTTATCAGCTTAAGCTGTAAACCAGGGGCTATACTGATTCTAAAAAATGCGAATAAATAA
- a CDS encoding mandelate racemase/muconate lactonizing enzyme family protein, whose translation MKITDVKVWLVEGVKYNWTLLKIYTDTGHTGVGEATNWPGSPIVYNAAKHVGERIIGLDPMKTDFIWTKLYRDLNWMGPFGASMCAISGIDMALLDLKGKVLGTPCYELLGGAFRKDILLYANYWFTGGGHNADDYAEQAKRVKAAGFTGLKFDPFAHTNYLYGEDLSSNLTLTAEQQDLAFNVSKAVRDAVGPNFDIMIETHAMLNYRVAVKMAQRLSELDITWYEEPAGPESADSLRAMRERIPSNVSICVGERHYTRHGIRPVLEKNICDIMMPDITRCGGPSEMKRMATMMETYNVLLAPHNPNGPLSTLASAHVCASVPNFFRQEFMFNDVAWRDTVITHPIKDMVKDGHLHLSDRPGLGVDLVEGEMEKHPGVLIPRPGFYV comes from the coding sequence ATGAAAATTACAGATGTAAAAGTTTGGTTGGTTGAAGGAGTTAAGTACAACTGGACATTATTAAAAATATATACCGATACGGGGCATACAGGAGTTGGTGAAGCTACCAACTGGCCGGGCAGCCCTATAGTTTATAATGCGGCAAAGCATGTTGGCGAGCGCATAATTGGGCTCGACCCAATGAAGACGGATTTTATATGGACGAAACTTTATCGTGATCTGAACTGGATGGGCCCGTTTGGTGCCAGCATGTGTGCTATCAGTGGTATTGATATGGCGCTTTTAGATTTAAAAGGGAAAGTTTTAGGCACACCCTGCTATGAATTGCTGGGCGGGGCATTTCGCAAGGATATTTTGTTGTATGCCAATTATTGGTTTACAGGAGGAGGGCATAACGCAGATGATTATGCGGAACAAGCCAAAAGAGTAAAGGCTGCCGGATTTACCGGGTTGAAATTTGATCCTTTTGCACACACTAATTATTTGTATGGCGAAGACTTGTCTTCTAACCTCACTTTAACAGCTGAGCAGCAGGACCTGGCCTTTAACGTAAGTAAAGCTGTTAGGGATGCGGTAGGCCCCAACTTTGATATTATGATAGAAACCCATGCCATGCTAAACTATCGTGTGGCAGTAAAAATGGCGCAGCGTTTATCAGAATTGGATATCACCTGGTATGAAGAGCCTGCTGGCCCTGAAAGTGCCGATTCGTTACGGGCTATGCGCGAGCGCATTCCTTCCAACGTGTCTATTTGCGTGGGCGAACGCCATTATACCCGGCACGGCATCCGCCCGGTATTGGAAAAAAACATTTGTGACATTATGATGCCTGATATCACCCGTTGCGGTGGCCCATCTGAGATGAAACGCATGGCTACGATGATGGAAACATATAATGTTTTGCTGGCACCACATAATCCTAACGGCCCATTATCAACCCTGGCATCTGCCCATGTATGCGCTTCGGTGCCAAACTTTTTTAGGCAGGAATTTATGTTCAATGATGTGGCATGGCGCGATACGGTAATTACGCACCCAATAAAAGACATGGTTAAAGATGGGCATTTGCATTTAAGTGACCGCCCGGGTTTGGGTGTTGATTTGGTAGAAGGAGAAATGGAAAAGCACCCAGGTGTGTTAATTCCAAGGCCGGGATTTTATGTGTAA
- a CDS encoding HAD-IA family hydrolase, with amino-acid sequence MSNIRMVVFDMAGTTVDEDNIVYKTLQKAINEAGFDISLNQVLAEGAGKEKLQAIKSILSVYADNHDMELANGIFKAFLIKLAKAYEINPVYPQPHAAELFEELKKRNILVVLNTGYDRATAQSLIEKLGWQEGTHFDGLITATDVSKNRPDPDMIELAMKRFNITAPSSVVKVGDSIIDIEEGRNAHCGLSIGITTGAHTPEQLASAHPDNVINDLMELLPLVN; translated from the coding sequence ATGAGTAATATAAGGATGGTTGTATTTGATATGGCCGGGACTACTGTTGATGAAGACAACATTGTTTATAAAACACTTCAAAAGGCCATTAATGAAGCTGGATTTGATATAAGCCTTAACCAGGTATTGGCAGAGGGTGCCGGTAAGGAAAAACTGCAAGCCATAAAAAGCATTCTGTCTGTTTATGCTGATAATCATGATATGGAACTGGCGAACGGTATTTTTAAAGCCTTTCTTATCAAATTGGCGAAAGCTTATGAGATAAACCCGGTTTATCCGCAACCCCATGCAGCCGAGTTATTTGAGGAACTCAAAAAGAGGAATATCCTGGTAGTTTTAAACACAGGCTATGATCGTGCAACAGCTCAATCTCTTATTGAGAAACTGGGATGGCAGGAAGGCACTCACTTTGATGGCCTGATAACAGCGACGGATGTTTCAAAAAACCGTCCGGATCCCGACATGATAGAACTTGCGATGAAACGGTTTAACATCACAGCCCCTTCTTCTGTTGTAAAGGTAGGCGATTCTATTATTGATATTGAAGAAGGTCGTAATGCACATTGCGGTTTGAGTATAGGTATCACCACCGGTGCACATACGCCCGAACAGTTAGCTTCGGCCCATCCGGATAATGTGATCAATGATCTGATGGAACTATTGCCATTGGTTAATTGA
- a CDS encoding SDR family oxidoreductase has translation MFQIDLTGKMVLITGASSGIGSGIAKMFAKAGADISGCGLEKEDGGFIKEAEGQGVKALYTVCDVTKKTDLQNLIQNTINTFGRIDILVSNAGQNVFEGAEKCDDENWQRNIELNLASHWQLAKLCKPHLEQNAGVIIIMTSNHAFSTIPGCFPYNVSKTALTGLVRSLAIEWGPRIRTVGLAPGFIDTPGNQQWFNSFADPEKERQRTIDLHPVKKIGTPEETGAWCVFLASDYAAFASGTTYLLDGGRNALMQDS, from the coding sequence ATGTTTCAGATTGATCTTACCGGGAAAATGGTTTTGATAACAGGTGCCTCGTCGGGCATCGGATCAGGTATAGCCAAAATGTTTGCAAAAGCCGGGGCAGATATTTCGGGTTGTGGCCTGGAAAAAGAAGATGGCGGTTTTATAAAAGAGGCGGAGGGGCAGGGGGTGAAAGCATTATACACGGTATGCGATGTTACAAAAAAAACAGATCTGCAAAACCTCATTCAAAACACCATTAATACCTTCGGCCGCATTGATATTCTTGTATCCAATGCCGGGCAAAATGTTTTTGAAGGTGCCGAAAAATGTGATGATGAGAACTGGCAGCGCAATATAGAGCTGAATCTGGCATCGCACTGGCAATTGGCAAAGTTGTGTAAACCGCATCTTGAGCAAAATGCCGGGGTGATCATTATCATGACATCCAATCATGCTTTTAGTACCATCCCCGGGTGCTTTCCTTATAACGTATCTAAAACCGCATTAACCGGACTGGTCAGAAGCCTGGCAATAGAGTGGGGACCCCGGATACGTACTGTTGGTTTAGCGCCCGGTTTTATTGATACCCCGGGTAATCAGCAGTGGTTTAATTCGTTTGCCGACCCTGAAAAGGAGCGGCAACGGACGATTGATCTTCACCCAGTTAAAAAAATAGGCACGCCGGAAGAAACAGGCGCCTGGTGTGTTTTTTTAGCGAGCGACTATGCGGCTTTCGCCTCGGGGACAACATATTTACTTGACGGTGGTAGAAACGCATTAATGCAGGATAGCTGA
- a CDS encoding SusD/RagB family nutrient-binding outer membrane lipoprotein, which yields MKKIFLFLLISTVFLTGCTKSQLNNINTDPSKSTAANFDPNELLSTAQLNYANTGYYQLVYESTMMQVLASTYFYYNNGDKYINEGNFTDYQGAIFTQGYTEAGDIRQMQQLCIQRDSAAYSNLINIGNIMFVFILQRTTDMYGDCPYSQADMAQQGIKYPVYDTQQSIYNSMLTSLDNAIAKLNINRDKPTADLFYNGDITRWKKFGYSLMLRIAMRLTKVDPVTAEKWAEKAAAGGTFNDISDNAIVQTDATNSASQNGTSIALRTLTDYEQVRWSKTLIDFLRKTNDPRLSVIGEIPAAGLANNGNESLSGNPDSSLQLGLPNGYDLLGGATDINKSPGYPGGTGTGADYAPLGNYSRPRTSVYLKLGGSIMVFTYAETEFLLAEAKVRGWNIDGTAQQHYANGVTGAFQSLTQLDAQTNVNPASISSYLSSYPLDMSSLNNSLQMINTQYWLATGTTFNFIENWFNWKRSGYPALTPVNYAGNVTMGTIPRRMIYLSTEILTNPTNYKAAVARLPGGDVLTGRVWWDKQ from the coding sequence ATGAAGAAAATATTTTTGTTCCTGCTTATAAGTACTGTTTTTTTAACCGGCTGTACCAAATCACAGCTAAATAATATCAACACCGATCCTTCAAAGTCAACGGCTGCAAATTTTGACCCTAATGAGTTGCTTTCAACTGCACAATTGAATTATGCAAATACCGGTTATTATCAATTGGTGTATGAAAGCACCATGATGCAGGTGCTGGCATCAACTTATTTTTATTATAACAATGGCGATAAATATATTAACGAAGGCAATTTTACCGATTACCAGGGGGCCATATTCACGCAGGGTTATACAGAAGCCGGTGATATAAGGCAAATGCAGCAATTATGCATACAAAGGGATTCGGCAGCATACTCCAATCTGATTAATATCGGTAACATCATGTTTGTATTCATTTTACAGCGAACCACCGATATGTATGGCGATTGCCCTTATTCGCAGGCTGATATGGCACAACAAGGCATTAAATATCCGGTTTATGATACGCAACAAAGCATATATAATAGCATGTTGACCAGCCTGGATAATGCTATAGCAAAGCTGAATATTAACCGTGACAAACCAACTGCCGACCTCTTCTACAATGGTGATATTACGCGCTGGAAAAAGTTCGGTTATTCATTAATGCTGCGAATAGCTATGCGGTTGACCAAAGTTGATCCGGTTACTGCCGAAAAATGGGCGGAAAAAGCGGCTGCCGGCGGCACTTTTAATGATATCAGCGACAATGCCATTGTACAAACCGATGCTACGAACTCGGCGAGTCAAAACGGCACCTCGATAGCTTTAAGAACACTTACCGATTACGAACAGGTAAGATGGAGTAAAACGCTGATTGACTTTTTAAGGAAAACGAACGACCCCAGGCTTAGTGTTATTGGGGAGATACCGGCAGCCGGCCTGGCTAATAACGGAAATGAATCACTTTCAGGTAATCCCGATTCTTCTTTACAACTAGGATTGCCAAATGGTTATGACCTTTTAGGCGGCGCTACCGATATCAACAAATCTCCCGGTTATCCGGGAGGAACGGGTACCGGGGCCGACTATGCCCCTTTGGGAAACTACTCCAGGCCCCGCACCAGTGTATACCTTAAATTAGGCGGCTCTATCATGGTGTTTACTTATGCTGAAACGGAGTTTTTACTGGCAGAAGCAAAGGTAAGAGGCTGGAATATTGATGGCACAGCTCAGCAACATTATGCAAACGGGGTAACCGGTGCATTCCAGTCGCTTACCCAATTAGATGCGCAAACCAATGTAAATCCGGCTTCCATCAGTAGTTATCTAAGTTCGTATCCGCTGGATATGTCGTCGCTAAACAATTCATTACAGATGATCAACACCCAATACTGGTTAGCTACAGGAACAACTTTTAATTTTATTGAAAACTGGTTCAACTGGAAAAGGTCAGGCTATCCCGCGCTAACTCCTGTAAATTATGCTGGAAACGTAACAATGGGTACCATACCCCGAAGAATGATTTACCTATCGACGGAAATATTAACAAACCCTACGAACTACAAAGCCGCTGTTGCCCGTTTGCCAGGCGGCGATGTTTTAACAGGTCGGGTTTGGTGGGACAAACAATAA
- a CDS encoding carbohydrate kinase family protein, translated as MIYTNGKGKILSFGELLLRICPDKESDWLKNSTLPFHIGGAELNVATALAPCELPLKYYTVLPGNGMSFQSVIKLNF; from the coding sequence ATGATTTATACTAACGGAAAAGGTAAAATACTATCTTTTGGGGAACTTCTATTGAGAATTTGCCCGGATAAGGAAAGCGACTGGCTTAAAAATAGCACCTTGCCCTTTCATATAGGCGGAGCAGAGTTAAACGTTGCAACTGCACTGGCACCATGTGAGTTACCTTTAAAATATTATACGGTTCTTCCCGGTAATGGAATGTCTTTTCAATCAGTTATTAAGCTCAATTTTTAA
- a CDS encoding glycoside hydrolase family 2 TIM barrel-domain containing protein, translated as MKVRSYYKYQLLLLLLFYSICGGGQNRVDGFKVPRVSPLPFAVKGVQQAQLSLNGKWDFQVLGHAAKHSINVPGEWEMQGFTVNEGETAVYSLKLDIPADWKGQRIKIRFDGVSSHALVKVNNIRVGEHEGSFVCFEADITNALKSSDNILQVEVQALTISDHLACTSQYAVHTVGGLLRKVVLFAVPETNIASNVATTVFDPQFKNADLKLQSQLANESLSEVPSQLQYILTDAAGKVVFEKLSALEKNISPNGLRDINTTIRVKQPEQWNPEHPYLYHLKSSLLLDGKIVQSITQNVGFKQVEVKDNQLFVNGKSVKLHGVNRHSIYPLTGRSVSPELDRKDAELFRSANCNYIRTSHYPPSEEFLNAADELGLFVESEASLCWINHGASPIWKKWDYKDERFLPYMVNADVENVLVGRNHPSVIIWSLGNESVWSPLWAKVNKVVKQLDPSRPTTFHDQCWGGYNNAHSKADIAVYHYPGTNGPTACDTMKRPVLFGEYAHISCYSRRELLTDPGVRSSYGKPLETMYDSMYYHKGCLGGAIWAGIDDIFHMPDGRIVGYGPWGVIDAWRRPKPEYWGVKKAYSPIKIKSIKFPTAGKQYVELLVENRYDFTPLKGAAITVVLNGQPQTVKADVLPRSSGIIKIPATDFKTLQLTFKDPRGFIADEEKYEAEAHSTEIADQNVAVSFTENEAAYFVKKGNIQYSISKNSGIITSVRKGDTEILSQGPVFSMVPMNDDDGGKPNVAGETYQNNIYPLKNYPLYTLFARDLVAQKIDSGLKFSMNIAYADCKGKQIYLFTNDGKLIIEYEVQYSNADISPYQYGLMLQLPKSFDQLSWKRKGEFTAYPANDIARPEGTATLNAKHVPSVEEWGVVPTGDWKDDANDLGSNDFRATKRYIQNASLQDHNGDSVTILSDATQASRSWLQDEHMNWLIADYCNNGSEPFYGSPHSNGRIKIKDNTLKGKLVIVVK; from the coding sequence ATGAAGGTCAGGTCTTATTATAAATATCAATTGTTGTTACTACTTCTGTTTTATTCCATTTGCGGGGGCGGGCAAAATAGAGTAGATGGCTTTAAAGTGCCACGCGTTTCGCCGTTGCCGTTTGCAGTAAAAGGCGTACAGCAGGCACAACTATCGTTAAATGGTAAATGGGACTTTCAGGTGCTGGGCCATGCGGCCAAACACAGCATTAATGTGCCAGGTGAATGGGAAATGCAGGGCTTTACTGTAAATGAAGGAGAAACGGCGGTATACAGCTTAAAGCTTGATATCCCTGCCGATTGGAAAGGCCAGCGTATAAAAATACGTTTTGATGGTGTAAGCTCACACGCGCTGGTGAAAGTTAACAACATTAGAGTAGGGGAGCATGAGGGCAGCTTCGTGTGCTTTGAAGCTGATATTACCAATGCGCTTAAATCCAGTGATAATATATTACAGGTAGAGGTGCAGGCATTAACCATTAGCGACCATCTGGCATGTACGTCTCAATATGCCGTACATACAGTTGGTGGTTTATTGCGAAAGGTAGTTCTGTTTGCAGTGCCAGAAACAAATATCGCGTCTAATGTGGCAACAACAGTTTTTGATCCGCAATTTAAAAATGCGGACTTAAAATTACAATCGCAGCTAGCAAACGAGTCGTTATCCGAAGTACCGTCACAGCTTCAATACATTTTAACAGATGCTGCGGGAAAGGTGGTTTTTGAAAAACTGTCAGCATTGGAAAAAAATATCTCCCCCAACGGCTTACGTGATATAAATACTACAATCCGTGTAAAACAGCCGGAGCAATGGAACCCGGAACATCCCTACTTATATCATTTAAAAAGCTCATTGCTGTTGGATGGGAAAATCGTTCAGTCGATAACACAAAATGTAGGGTTCAAACAAGTTGAAGTTAAAGATAACCAGTTGTTCGTCAATGGTAAATCAGTGAAGTTACATGGTGTAAACCGTCATTCTATTTACCCGCTTACAGGTAGAAGTGTTAGTCCCGAATTAGACCGGAAAGATGCTGAACTTTTCCGTAGTGCCAATTGTAACTATATCCGCACATCACATTACCCGCCATCAGAGGAGTTTTTAAATGCTGCTGATGAGTTGGGCCTGTTTGTTGAAAGCGAAGCATCATTATGCTGGATAAATCATGGTGCGTCACCCATTTGGAAAAAGTGGGATTATAAGGACGAACGGTTTTTACCTTATATGGTTAATGCAGATGTAGAAAATGTATTAGTCGGACGCAATCACCCATCTGTCATCATCTGGTCGCTGGGGAATGAATCGGTATGGAGCCCATTGTGGGCAAAGGTGAACAAGGTTGTAAAACAATTAGATCCATCGCGTCCCACAACCTTTCATGATCAGTGCTGGGGTGGTTACAATAATGCGCACAGTAAGGCGGATATAGCAGTATATCACTATCCTGGTACAAACGGGCCTACAGCCTGTGATACAATGAAACGCCCTGTTCTTTTTGGTGAGTATGCACATATTTCGTGTTATAGCAGAAGAGAATTACTAACCGATCCCGGCGTGCGCAGTAGTTATGGCAAGCCATTGGAAACGATGTATGACTCGATGTATTACCATAAAGGTTGCCTTGGGGGCGCCATATGGGCAGGTATTGATGATATCTTCCACATGCCCGACGGGCGGATTGTTGGTTATGGCCCCTGGGGTGTAATTGATGCCTGGCGCAGGCCAAAACCCGAGTATTGGGGAGTGAAAAAAGCTTATTCTCCCATTAAAATAAAAAGCATAAAATTTCCAACTGCCGGAAAACAATATGTTGAGCTTTTGGTGGAAAACAGGTATGATTTTACTCCATTAAAAGGGGCAGCTATTACTGTGGTTTTAAATGGGCAGCCTCAAACTGTAAAAGCTGATGTTTTACCACGTAGCAGTGGGATTATAAAAATTCCGGCTACTGATTTTAAAACACTTCAGTTAACATTTAAAGACCCAAGGGGATTTATTGCTGATGAAGAAAAATATGAAGCAGAAGCTCATTCAACGGAGATAGCTGATCAAAATGTAGCAGTTTCATTTACAGAAAATGAGGCTGCTTATTTTGTAAAAAAAGGTAACATACAGTATAGCATAAGTAAAAATTCCGGAATTATTACCTCGGTACGAAAAGGTGATACTGAGATTTTGAGCCAGGGCCCTGTTTTTAGTATGGTACCCATGAATGATGATGATGGCGGCAAACCAAATGTGGCTGGAGAGACGTATCAGAACAATATTTATCCGCTTAAAAATTATCCTTTGTACACCTTGTTCGCCCGTGACCTTGTTGCACAAAAGATTGATTCAGGTTTAAAATTTTCGATGAATATTGCCTACGCTGATTGTAAAGGCAAGCAGATCTATTTATTTACAAACGATGGGAAATTGATAATTGAATATGAGGTTCAGTATTCCAATGCTGATATATCACCATATCAATATGGCCTGATGCTGCAATTACCTAAAAGTTTTGATCAGCTTAGCTGGAAGCGAAAGGGTGAGTTTACTGCTTATCCGGCAAATGATATTGCCCGCCCGGAAGGAACGGCAACGCTCAATGCAAAGCATGTACCTAGTGTGGAAGAGTGGGGCGTTGTGCCAACAGGCGACTGGAAGGACGATGCAAATGATTTAGGAAGTAATGATTTTCGAGCCACTAAGCGTTATATTCAAAATGCATCATTACAGGATCATAATGGCGATAGTGTTACCATACTTTCAGATGCAACCCAGGCATCCCGCAGCTGGTTGCAGGATGAGCATATGAACTGGCTGATTGCTGATTATTGCAACAATGGATCGGAGCCGTTTTATGGTTCTCCGCATTCAAACGGACGGATCAAAATAAAAGATAATACGCTAAAAGGTAAATTAGTGATAGTAGTGAAATAA